Proteins encoded by one window of Streptomyces sp. ALI-76-A:
- a CDS encoding phosphatase PAP2 family protein, with amino-acid sequence MTVIADLRAADHSLTRRAISWDSPWVRRVLPAVEEAAEHTKLWWAAAVVMAAAGGWRGRTAAVAGVGAMGVAQVLSNGVGKQLYERRRPPQEWVRAEDLEDRPDSSSFPSGHTAAAFAFTAAVAPVWPAAGALCAVPAVMVAAERVHSGAHYPSDVAAGGAIGLASAALVRAAPRLLRRHAM; translated from the coding sequence ATGACAGTGATCGCAGATCTACGCGCCGCGGACCACTCGCTGACCCGACGGGCCATTTCGTGGGACTCCCCCTGGGTGCGGCGGGTTCTGCCGGCGGTGGAGGAGGCTGCCGAGCACACCAAGCTGTGGTGGGCGGCGGCCGTGGTCATGGCCGCCGCCGGTGGGTGGCGCGGCCGGACGGCCGCCGTCGCGGGAGTGGGTGCGATGGGGGTGGCGCAGGTGCTGTCCAACGGGGTCGGCAAACAACTGTACGAGCGGCGCCGCCCGCCCCAGGAGTGGGTCCGGGCCGAGGATCTTGAGGACCGCCCGGACAGTTCCTCCTTTCCGTCCGGGCATACCGCCGCCGCGTTCGCATTCACCGCTGCCGTCGCACCCGTGTGGCCGGCCGCAGGCGCGCTTTGCGCGGTACCCGCGGTGATGGTGGCCGCCGAACGCGTGCACAGCGGCGCGCACTACCCCTCCGACGTGGCTGCCGGCGGCGCGATCGGCCTGGCTTCGGCCGCCCTGGTACGGGCCGCACCGCGCCTGCTGCGGCGGCACGCGATGTGA